Proteins encoded within one genomic window of Sulfurovum sp. XGS-02:
- the serB gene encoding phosphoserine phosphatase SerB, translating to MSKLAVFDFDSTLMDGETIDFLAAPLGLEAQVAAITERAMAGELDFYKSLRARVALLEGLEEEKVNSICGDLPMMPGAQEVVTGLKERGYTVVCFSGGFRNATKPACEKLGVNADFSNFLHAENGVLTGQVGGEMMYSNAKGDMITRMQGLLGVGREDTLVVGDGANDLSMFAHADTRVAFCAKPILKEAATHCVDEKDLTQILQIVDSI from the coding sequence ATGAGTAAACTGGCTGTATTTGATTTTGATTCAACACTGATGGATGGTGAGACCATTGATTTTCTTGCAGCGCCCCTTGGACTTGAAGCTCAGGTGGCAGCGATCACTGAAAGAGCCATGGCAGGTGAATTGGATTTCTATAAATCTCTTAGAGCAAGGGTAGCCCTGCTTGAAGGTTTGGAAGAGGAGAAAGTCAACAGTATCTGCGGTGATCTTCCTATGATGCCCGGTGCGCAAGAAGTAGTAACAGGGCTCAAAGAGAGAGGGTATACGGTGGTCTGTTTCTCAGGAGGGTTTAGAAATGCTACAAAGCCTGCATGTGAGAAACTGGGGGTGAATGCAGACTTTTCTAATTTTTTACATGCTGAAAATGGTGTACTTACCGGACAGGTAGGCGGAGAGATGATGTACAGCAATGCCAAGGGTGATATGATTACCCGTATGCAGGGACTGCTTGGTGTAGGACGTGAAGATACACTGGTTGTAGGTGATGGAGCAAATGATCTCAGTATGTTCGCCCATGCAGATACACGTGTGGCATTTTGTGCAAAACCTATACTGAAAGAGGCAGCGACACATTGTGTGGATGAGAAAGACCTCACTCAGATACTTCAGATAGTAGACTCGATCTAA
- a CDS encoding biotin/lipoyl-containing protein, which produces MAKKYIDVMDTTFRDGFQSVFGGRVLMDDFFPAVEAAKNAGINHFEFGGGARFQSLFFYLQENAFDMMDGFREIVGPDANLQVLSRGINTVMLDTGSREMIELFAKMFKKHGTTTVRNFDALNDVNNLAFSAEMIKKHGLDHEVVVTMMDLPPGCKGAHDVAFYEKTLRNILDSGISFDSVCFKDASGTANPHKVYETITMARKLLGESVHLRLHTHETAGVSVASYLAALDAGANGIDMAASPVSGGTSQPDILTMLHATKGTDYNLGDLQLDKVLKYEERLKECLSDYMIPPEATQVSPLIPFSPMPGGALTANTQMMRDAGDLEKFDQVIAAMKEVVERGGYGTSVTPVSQFYWQQAYANVMFGPWKQIAPGYGRMVLGYFGKTPVQADEEIIKLASDKLGLEPTTENPLDIADRDESKSIAHWTKVLEDEGLATTDENIFIAGACAEKGIAFLKGESPLMVRKGEENNCNGEKEMAGNYTVVVDGKQYSVQVAEGEGDIQIAPAAPTAQVNAVAEASTPALVPGAAGSVEIHSQTPGNVWKIVKNPGDTVAEGDVIMILEAMKMEIDIAAPQAGKIASINVNVNDAVADGQLLATME; this is translated from the coding sequence ATGGCTAAAAAATATATTGATGTAATGGATACGACTTTTAGAGACGGATTTCAGTCTGTCTTTGGCGGTCGTGTACTTATGGATGATTTCTTTCCTGCCGTAGAGGCAGCGAAGAATGCAGGTATTAATCACTTCGAATTTGGTGGAGGAGCAAGATTCCAATCACTCTTCTTCTACTTACAGGAAAACGCATTTGATATGATGGACGGTTTCAGAGAGATCGTAGGACCGGATGCTAACCTTCAAGTACTTTCACGTGGTATCAACACAGTAATGCTTGATACTGGTAGCCGTGAAATGATAGAACTCTTCGCAAAAATGTTCAAAAAGCATGGTACAACAACTGTACGTAACTTTGATGCACTGAATGATGTGAACAACCTTGCATTTTCTGCAGAAATGATCAAAAAGCATGGTCTTGATCATGAAGTAGTGGTAACAATGATGGACCTTCCTCCAGGATGTAAAGGTGCACATGATGTCGCTTTTTATGAAAAAACACTGAGAAATATCCTAGATTCTGGTATCTCTTTTGACAGCGTTTGTTTCAAAGATGCATCAGGAACAGCGAACCCTCATAAAGTCTATGAGACTATCACAATGGCTAGAAAACTTCTTGGCGAGAGTGTACACTTAAGACTTCACACGCATGAAACTGCAGGTGTTTCTGTAGCATCATATCTTGCAGCGTTGGATGCAGGAGCGAATGGTATCGATATGGCAGCATCACCGGTAAGTGGTGGTACCAGCCAGCCGGATATCCTTACTATGCTTCATGCAACAAAAGGAACAGATTATAACCTTGGTGATCTACAGCTTGATAAAGTGCTTAAGTATGAAGAGAGACTTAAAGAGTGTCTTTCAGACTACATGATTCCACCTGAAGCAACACAGGTATCACCACTTATTCCATTCTCACCTATGCCTGGTGGTGCATTGACAGCAAACACGCAGATGATGAGAGATGCAGGTGATCTTGAAAAGTTCGATCAAGTGATCGCTGCGATGAAAGAGGTAGTAGAGCGTGGTGGTTACGGTACATCTGTAACACCGGTAAGTCAATTCTATTGGCAACAAGCCTACGCTAACGTGATGTTCGGACCATGGAAGCAGATCGCTCCGGGATATGGACGTATGGTTCTTGGATACTTTGGTAAAACACCGGTACAAGCAGATGAGGAGATCATCAAACTTGCATCTGATAAATTGGGTCTAGAACCAACGACAGAAAATCCTTTGGATATTGCAGATAGAGATGAATCAAAGTCTATCGCACACTGGACAAAAGTACTTGAAGATGAAGGGTTGGCAACTACAGATGAAAACATCTTCATTGCTGGTGCATGTGCTGAAAAAGGTATTGCGTTCTTGAAGGGTGAAAGTCCTCTCATGGTAAGAAAAGGTGAAGAAAATAATTGTAATGGAGAAAAAGAGATGGCAGGAAATTATACAGTAGTAGTAGACGGTAAACAATATAGCGTACAAGTAGCAGAGGGTGAGGGAGATATCCAAATTGCACCTGCAGCACCTACAGCACAAGTTAATGCAGTAGCAGAAGCTTCAACACCGGCATTGGTACCGGGTGCAGCCGGAAGTGTGGAAATACACTCACAAACACCGGGTAACGTCTGGAAGATCGTGAAAAATCCGGGTGATACTGTTGCTGAAGGTGATGTGATCATGATACTTGAAGCGATGAAGATGGAAATCGATATCGCTGCACCGCAAGCGGGTAAAATCGCCTCAATCAATGTCAATGTCAACGATGCAGTCGCAGACGGACAACTTCTAGCCACGATGGAGTAG
- a CDS encoding sodium ion-translocating decarboxylase subunit beta, protein MKLKHLLLSMMFAFTALTSTVQASVHEAPAAPAQEEQAYEPKSITQLLVSFFETTGLNAMVNPEEGVKNGHGEEMSLFAQSWGKLIMFIIIFLLFYLAIAKGFEPLLLLPIAFGGLLANIPIANMTGDHGMLGIIYNMGIANEFFPLLIFMGVGAMTDFGPLLSNPKTALLGGAAQFGIFGSLVGAAALSQYTGMVDFTLKQSAAISIIGGADGPTSIFIASALAPELLGAIAVAAYSYMALVPVIQPPIMRALTTKEERQIVMKTTRKVNRLEKLIFPLIVIMMIALILPDAAPLMGSFALGNFAKESGVVDRLSNEMQNSLINIVTIFLGLGVGSKLASDSFLVAETMGIMIIGLLAFAAGTAAGVLMGKIMNKFSKEPINPLIGAAGVSAVPMAARVVSKVGSEEKPGNILLMHAMGPNVAGVIGSAVAAGVLLSIFK, encoded by the coding sequence ATGAAGCTCAAACATCTTTTACTTTCGATGATGTTCGCTTTTACAGCACTCACATCAACAGTGCAAGCCAGTGTGCATGAAGCACCTGCTGCACCTGCACAAGAAGAACAGGCCTATGAACCTAAATCTATCACGCAACTTCTTGTAAGCTTTTTTGAAACTACAGGTCTTAATGCAATGGTTAACCCTGAAGAGGGTGTCAAGAATGGTCATGGTGAAGAGATGAGTTTATTTGCCCAAAGTTGGGGTAAACTTATTATGTTTATTATTATCTTTTTACTTTTCTATTTAGCTATTGCTAAAGGGTTTGAACCACTTCTTCTTTTACCTATCGCTTTCGGCGGACTTCTAGCCAATATACCTATTGCCAATATGACCGGTGATCACGGAATGCTCGGTATTATCTACAATATGGGTATTGCCAACGAATTCTTCCCTCTGTTGATCTTTATGGGTGTTGGAGCGATGACAGACTTCGGACCACTTCTTTCTAACCCTAAAACAGCACTTCTAGGTGGAGCTGCACAGTTTGGTATCTTTGGTTCATTGGTCGGTGCTGCTGCACTTTCTCAGTATACTGGGATGGTAGACTTCACACTTAAGCAATCTGCAGCGATCAGTATCATTGGTGGAGCAGATGGTCCTACATCGATCTTTATCGCATCGGCATTGGCACCGGAACTTCTTGGAGCTATCGCAGTTGCAGCCTATTCATACATGGCATTGGTTCCAGTGATCCAGCCACCGATAATGAGAGCTTTAACAACAAAAGAAGAGCGTCAGATCGTTATGAAGACAACAAGAAAAGTGAATAGACTTGAAAAACTTATTTTCCCTCTGATCGTTATTATGATGATCGCACTTATCCTACCGGATGCTGCACCGCTTATGGGTTCTTTTGCACTTGGTAACTTTGCAAAAGAGTCAGGTGTGGTTGACAGACTTTCTAATGAGATGCAAAATTCACTCATTAACATTGTTACGATCTTCCTTGGTCTTGGTGTTGGTTCAAAGCTGGCTTCAGATTCATTCCTGGTAGCTGAGACAATGGGTATTATGATCATTGGTCTTCTTGCCTTTGCAGCGGGTACTGCAGCAGGTGTACTTATGGGTAAGATCATGAACAAGTTCTCTAAAGAACCTATCAACCCACTTATCGGTGCAGCGGGGGTTTCTGCAGTACCGATGGCAGCAAGGGTTGTCAGTAAAGTTGGTTCTGAAGAAAAACCGGGTAATATTCTGCTTATGCATGCTATGGGTCCAAATGTTGCCGGTGTTATCGGTTCAGCCGTAGCAGCCGGTGTACTACTCTCTATTTTTAAATAA
- a CDS encoding undecaprenyl-diphosphate phosphatase: protein MDIFQAIIIGIIEGFTEFLPISSTGHMIVASKFLGVSQDALTKAYEVIIQFAAIMAVMLIYKEKITFKKIALWQKLFVAFLPLAIVGYLFKDQIKTLFTVEVVAWMFIIGGLVFLLLEYFYKEKEWHVSDVEAVSYTQALWIGIAQIFSLIPGTSRAGATIVGGLLVGMDRKASAEFSFLLAIPVMAAVTGYDLLKHYQDFADANWGAFLAGFITAFIVAYLTIKLFLAFIQRFTFVAFGIYRILFGVVLLIFI, encoded by the coding sequence TTGGATATTTTTCAAGCGATAATCATAGGTATTATCGAAGGTTTTACAGAGTTTCTGCCTATTTCATCTACAGGGCATATGATCGTTGCCAGTAAGTTCCTGGGTGTTTCCCAGGATGCACTGACCAAAGCATATGAGGTCATTATCCAGTTTGCTGCCATTATGGCCGTGATGCTCATCTATAAAGAAAAAATCACTTTCAAGAAAATAGCACTTTGGCAAAAACTTTTTGTTGCTTTTTTACCTTTGGCCATCGTAGGCTACCTCTTCAAAGATCAGATCAAAACACTTTTTACTGTTGAGGTTGTGGCATGGATGTTCATTATCGGTGGGCTTGTTTTTCTTCTGCTTGAGTATTTTTACAAAGAAAAAGAGTGGCATGTCTCAGACGTGGAAGCGGTCAGTTACACACAGGCTCTCTGGATTGGTATTGCCCAGATATTTTCACTGATTCCAGGTACAAGCAGAGCAGGGGCCACCATTGTGGGCGGGTTGTTGGTAGGTATGGACAGAAAAGCATCTGCAGAGTTCTCTTTTTTACTTGCGATCCCTGTGATGGCAGCAGTGACAGGGTATGACTTGCTCAAACACTATCAGGATTTTGCAGATGCTAACTGGGGAGCATTTCTTGCAGGATTCATTACGGCGTTTATTGTAGCTTATTTGACGATCAAGCTTTTTCTGGCATTTATTCAACGTTTTACGTTTGTGGCGTTCGGTATCTATAGGATACTTTTTGGAGTCGTTTTATTGATATTCATTTAA
- a CDS encoding YqaA family protein — protein sequence MVYITLFAVAFLSATLLPLGSEGLLLYDISQNYSLILLWIFATLGNTLGAMVNYWLGLKGETYLEEKGHLSAQKMEKARGFFDRYGGWTLLLSWAPIIGDPLTFIAGVLRYKFKWFATIVAVAKGTRYAIVIFLASSLSV from the coding sequence ATGGTTTATATCACACTTTTTGCGGTGGCGTTTCTCTCTGCCACACTGTTACCATTGGGAAGTGAAGGATTGCTTCTTTACGATATCTCTCAAAATTACTCACTGATACTCTTATGGATCTTTGCAACGCTGGGTAATACATTGGGAGCGATGGTGAATTACTGGTTAGGTTTAAAAGGTGAAACTTACCTTGAAGAAAAAGGACACCTTTCAGCACAAAAGATGGAAAAAGCAAGAGGTTTTTTTGACAGGTATGGAGGTTGGACCCTCCTGTTGTCATGGGCTCCCATTATCGGGGATCCATTGACTTTTATAGCAGGAGTATTACGTTATAAATTTAAGTGGTTTGCGACTATTGTAGCGGTAGCTAAAGGAACACGTTATGCCATCGTCATCTTTTTAGCAAGCAGTCTGTCCGTATAG
- a CDS encoding ABC transporter ATP-binding protein: MQNNSCSIKGIVRQLFDYKKAVLLGNLLALLSTLLVVIIPLFIPILVDELLLGQDHGFISWISEYLFTSDTKGYVLFVLALIIFLRVSSVLLGIMQSRIFTIISKNITYKMRESLLKHLKNVSLKEYETMRVGAVTSKLVTDVETIDGFVSSTISKFIIASFVLLFSAAVLLWIHWQLALFILITNPIVVFFTAKLARNIGKLKKEENKAVELFQSALNETLELFHQIRAANKEAYFFDKSEMKARELKEHAIAYGYKSEAAMKYSYLVFLSGYEVFRAVSILAVAYSDLSVGLMLAIFSYLWVMVTPTQDIINFQYALSTAKAACARINSIYKMEQEPQREELKDPFVSQHAIDIEVKDLSFSYQKNKKILTNINMHIKQGSKVAIVGASGSGKTTLSNILVGFYPLDEGEIIYGSVSNKALKLSTIRENIHLILQHPKLFNDTMLFNLTLGKVYSEDAVQKALEIAQLTDVIERLDLGLDTLVGKDGIKLSGGQRQRVAIARMILADPKVVIFDESTSALDVHTEMKLFEALHDFLSQKTVITIAHRLSTIKSAEFIYVLEDGEVVDSGTPKALLAKDESYFSSMV; the protein is encoded by the coding sequence ATGCAAAACAACAGTTGCAGTATCAAAGGCATTGTACGACAACTGTTCGACTACAAAAAAGCTGTCCTCTTAGGCAATCTGCTTGCACTGCTCTCTACACTGCTTGTCGTTATTATCCCGCTTTTTATACCAATTCTTGTAGATGAGCTTTTACTGGGGCAGGATCACGGGTTCATCAGCTGGATATCTGAATATCTCTTTACTTCGGACACCAAAGGGTATGTACTCTTTGTCTTGGCCCTTATTATCTTTCTTCGTGTTTCCAGCGTACTTCTGGGTATTATGCAAAGCAGGATCTTTACGATCATATCAAAAAACATTACTTACAAAATGAGAGAGTCCTTACTGAAGCATCTTAAAAATGTTTCACTCAAAGAGTATGAGACAATGCGTGTCGGAGCGGTGACCTCCAAATTGGTGACAGATGTGGAGACGATAGACGGATTTGTCAGCAGTACCATTTCTAAATTTATCATCGCCTCTTTTGTACTGCTTTTTTCCGCGGCGGTACTGCTGTGGATCCATTGGCAGCTTGCCTTGTTTATTTTGATCACCAATCCCATCGTGGTCTTTTTTACTGCCAAACTGGCTCGAAATATCGGTAAGCTCAAAAAAGAAGAAAACAAGGCGGTGGAACTCTTTCAGTCTGCGTTGAATGAAACGTTGGAACTCTTTCATCAGATACGTGCGGCAAATAAAGAAGCATATTTCTTTGACAAGAGTGAAATGAAAGCTAGGGAACTCAAAGAGCATGCTATCGCATACGGTTATAAGAGTGAAGCGGCAATGAAATACTCCTATCTGGTCTTCCTAAGTGGGTATGAAGTTTTCAGGGCAGTCAGTATCCTGGCTGTGGCATACTCTGACCTCTCCGTGGGGTTGATGCTCGCTATTTTTTCATACCTGTGGGTAATGGTAACACCAACACAGGATATTATCAATTTTCAGTATGCACTTTCTACAGCCAAGGCCGCCTGTGCACGTATCAACAGTATCTATAAAATGGAACAAGAACCGCAAAGAGAAGAGTTGAAGGATCCTTTTGTTTCCCAACATGCCATTGATATAGAGGTGAAGGACCTTTCATTCTCCTATCAGAAGAACAAAAAAATATTAACTAATATAAACATGCATATCAAACAAGGTTCAAAGGTCGCCATAGTCGGTGCCAGCGGTTCCGGAAAGACAACACTCTCTAACATACTTGTCGGTTTTTATCCATTGGATGAGGGTGAGATCATCTATGGCAGTGTATCGAACAAAGCATTGAAACTTTCTACAATACGGGAAAATATTCATCTCATCTTGCAACATCCTAAACTCTTTAATGATACAATGTTGTTTAATCTAACGTTAGGCAAAGTATATAGTGAGGATGCAGTGCAAAAAGCACTTGAGATCGCACAGCTTACAGATGTCATAGAACGTTTAGATCTGGGACTTGATACGCTGGTCGGGAAAGACGGTATCAAGCTCAGTGGAGGGCAGCGACAAAGAGTGGCTATAGCAAGGATGATCCTGGCTGATCCCAAAGTGGTGATCTTTGATGAATCAACCTCGGCTTTAGATGTGCATACAGAAATGAAACTGTTTGAAGCACTGCATGACTTTTTGTCTCAAAAGACGGTGATCACTATCGCACACAGACTCAGTACGATTAAAAGCGCAGAGTTCATTTATGTGTTGGAAGATGGTGAAGTGGTTGATAGTGGTACACCAAAAGCACTATTGGCAAAAGATGAGAGCTATTTTTCCAGCATGGTTTAA
- a CDS encoding methylenetetrahydrofolate reductase — MFEKFCDILCNDKKFITVEINPPHGASIDGIIADIKKHDLQNKVTGFSCTDNPLAKLKMSGVLSAIKVQQTFGKPVIATMSMRDKNKLSLQSSLLGANDFDLRCILALTGDPAKLSDQPEVKGVLERDSTLLLSIIYHLNKGVDYSNKPLNPAPKPIYPFAVSNATAKDMNSLKKRMLKKLNYGARAIITQPVYTLENAKELLALFEEAKALSIRDTAKEAQLVLGQFPIVRAKTANFIDDKVPGISVPKDIIDEMNLAAMDGEEKEQEVGFALSKRIFDEMMDIHGKVHLMTHNRFDLCSDLIG, encoded by the coding sequence ATGTTTGAAAAATTTTGCGACATTCTTTGTAACGATAAGAAGTTCATTACGGTGGAGATAAACCCTCCTCACGGAGCCTCCATAGATGGCATCATAGCCGACATTAAAAAACACGATCTACAAAACAAAGTCACAGGTTTTTCATGTACGGACAACCCTTTGGCAAAACTGAAAATGTCAGGGGTACTCTCTGCCATCAAAGTACAGCAGACATTTGGAAAGCCTGTCATTGCGACAATGAGTATGAGAGACAAAAACAAGCTCTCACTGCAATCAAGCCTTCTTGGAGCCAATGACTTCGACCTTCGCTGTATACTGGCACTGACCGGAGATCCGGCGAAGCTTTCAGACCAACCGGAGGTTAAAGGTGTTCTGGAGCGTGATTCTACCCTGCTTTTGAGTATCATCTACCACCTCAACAAAGGGGTCGACTACAGCAATAAGCCGTTAAATCCCGCACCTAAACCTATCTATCCATTTGCTGTGAGCAATGCGACTGCAAAAGATATGAACAGCCTGAAAAAACGTATGCTCAAAAAACTCAATTACGGTGCACGCGCCATCATCACCCAGCCGGTCTATACTCTAGAAAATGCCAAAGAACTCTTAGCGCTTTTTGAAGAGGCCAAAGCACTGAGTATACGTGATACAGCAAAAGAAGCCCAGCTTGTACTAGGACAGTTCCCTATCGTAAGGGCAAAAACAGCCAACTTCATTGATGACAAGGTCCCTGGTATCTCTGTGCCTAAAGACATTATAGATGAGATGAACCTTGCAGCGATGGACGGAGAAGAAAAAGAGCAGGAAGTAGGATTTGCCCTTTCGAAGCGTATCTTTGATGAGATGATGGATATCCATGGAAAAGTGCACTTGATGACACACAACCGTTTTGATCTCTGTTCGGATTTGATAGGATAA
- a CDS encoding DUF3817 domain-containing protein, whose translation MSELQKFRLINKIEGISFIILIFIAMPLKYSFGYPIATKIVGMLHGLLVFAFIYQIIEAKREAGFSLKATGLYSFLSLIPFGSFYTDRLLAKKMTMA comes from the coding sequence ATGTCTGAATTACAAAAGTTCCGTTTGATCAACAAAATAGAAGGAATCTCATTTATCATCCTGATCTTCATCGCTATGCCTTTGAAATATAGTTTTGGCTACCCTATAGCCACTAAAATCGTAGGTATGCTGCACGGTCTGCTCGTATTTGCTTTTATCTACCAGATCATTGAAGCGAAGAGAGAAGCCGGTTTTAGTTTGAAGGCAACAGGACTCTACTCATTCTTGTCACTGATCCCATTTGGTTCGTTCTATACGGACAGACTGCTTGCTAAAAAGATGACGATGGCATAA
- a CDS encoding OadG family protein yields MEIDLVSEGLKFMVLGMLIVFIFLVILVQVMKLQAKIISKYFPDKVVEAAPVSTSTAQEAEKEAHHVAAIVAAIKEFRKQS; encoded by the coding sequence ATGGAAATAGATTTAGTAAGCGAAGGCTTAAAATTTATGGTACTGGGAATGCTGATCGTATTCATCTTTCTAGTTATCCTGGTTCAGGTAATGAAGCTCCAAGCTAAAATTATCAGTAAATACTTTCCTGATAAAGTAGTTGAAGCAGCGCCTGTTTCAACAAGCACTGCACAGGAAGCTGAAAAAGAAGCACATCATGTTGCAGCTATAGTTGCAGCAATCAAAGAATTTCGTAAACAATCATAA
- a CDS encoding DEAD/DEAH box helicase — MKFNEFDFHADLAKGVKIAGFKEPSPIQEMAIPIITNGSDMVGQAHTGTGKTAAFGLPIMDKLAKGEIERALIITPTRELATQVADELYHLGRFAGIRTLTVYGGVGYGRQIALIHKGVQIVVATPGRLKDLYRKGKIDVLNPEIVVLDEADEMLDMGFLEEIKEIFEYIPQNRQTLLFSATMPEPIKELANNILYQPEYISVVGEEETTNNIIEQRYYVIHEHQRDEAIVKLLETEKTNKCIIFCRMKREVDRLTEHLQALGFNANGLHGDLEQMDREVVIKAYRRGETKIMVATDVAARGLDVKNVTHVFNYHIPFDPQSYVHRIGRTGRAGRSGQAITLVTTEEFKELQRIQKEVGAEMRLATIQGGSGLDDASCEYLAEQIRNIQVHDDAAALLEYMGEMDKEILLAKLISRIIEEEQHNIGTQIGFDQNTVDEMMQGYVKEQKVTRNNNRRKKRR; from the coding sequence ATGAAATTTAATGAATTTGATTTTCATGCTGATCTGGCAAAAGGTGTGAAAATAGCAGGCTTTAAAGAGCCTAGCCCCATCCAGGAGATGGCTATCCCTATTATCACCAATGGTAGTGACATGGTAGGTCAGGCCCATACGGGTACAGGAAAGACAGCAGCGTTCGGTCTTCCTATTATGGATAAACTTGCTAAAGGCGAGATAGAAAGAGCATTGATCATCACCCCTACAAGAGAACTCGCAACACAGGTAGCCGACGAACTCTATCATTTGGGACGTTTTGCAGGTATCAGGACATTGACCGTGTATGGCGGTGTAGGGTATGGACGTCAGATAGCGCTTATACATAAAGGTGTACAGATCGTCGTAGCAACACCGGGAAGACTTAAAGATCTTTACAGAAAAGGCAAGATCGATGTGTTGAACCCGGAGATCGTTGTACTGGATGAAGCAGATGAAATGCTCGATATGGGTTTCCTTGAAGAGATCAAAGAGATCTTTGAGTACATTCCTCAGAACAGACAAACACTGCTCTTCTCTGCAACGATGCCTGAACCGATCAAAGAGCTAGCAAACAATATTCTTTATCAACCGGAGTATATCTCTGTTGTAGGTGAGGAAGAGACGACAAATAACATCATTGAACAACGTTATTATGTGATCCATGAGCACCAGAGAGATGAAGCGATCGTAAAGCTGCTTGAAACTGAAAAGACCAACAAATGTATCATCTTCTGCCGTATGAAAAGGGAAGTGGACAGGCTAACAGAGCATTTGCAGGCATTAGGATTCAATGCTAATGGTTTACATGGCGACTTGGAACAGATGGATAGAGAAGTGGTCATTAAAGCCTATAGAAGAGGGGAAACGAAGATTATGGTGGCTACAGATGTCGCTGCACGTGGTCTGGATGTCAAAAACGTCACACATGTTTTTAATTATCACATTCCTTTCGACCCGCAAAGTTATGTCCATCGTATCGGTCGTACAGGACGTGCAGGAAGAAGTGGTCAGGCTATTACTTTGGTGACAACCGAAGAATTCAAAGAGCTTCAACGTATCCAAAAAGAAGTGGGTGCAGAGATGCGTTTGGCTACGATCCAGGGTGGCTCAGGACTGGATGATGCAAGTTGCGAATATTTGGCTGAACAGATCAGAAATATCCAAGTACATGACGATGCAGCAGCGCTTTTGGAGTATATGGGAGAGATGGATAAAGAGATACTTTTGGCAAAACTCATTTCACGTATCATTGAAGAGGAACAGCATAACATAGGAACCCAAATAGGTTTTGATCAAAATACTGTAGATGAGATGATGCAGGGGTACGTAAAGGAACAAAAAGTTACGCGGAATAACAATCGTAGAAAAAAGAGAAGATAA